One window of the bacterium genome contains the following:
- a CDS encoding class I SAM-dependent methyltransferase, producing MMDEYTLKTKRWLDNRFRETDKNGIYFAHQPIYGFRKGHCEFAMVSRYMRTYHIMRAISRLNVKSLLDVGAAEGYKAAVARELFGIQVTCTDLSEEACNRAREIYNIEAAPADVHELPYGDNAFDVSLCSETLEHVTDFRKAMQELLRVSKKAVIVTVPHEPEAKVEANIASAAPHGHIHAFEPNSFDYLKEAGLTIYNWRIESSKLSAPAVLIDAMPVQYQERWKFPKWVASAYNLTVPILRLFLGKRTAAWLIRKDESLCKTSPSYTGLVLLILKDPTAFKGESVPEIDPLRIINFAVPYHTLRK from the coding sequence ATGATGGACGAATACACTCTAAAGACCAAACGCTGGCTGGACAACCGCTTTCGCGAAACGGATAAGAACGGCATCTACTTCGCACATCAGCCGATCTATGGCTTCCGCAAAGGCCATTGTGAATTCGCCATGGTATCGCGGTACATGCGGACCTACCACATCATGCGCGCGATCTCGCGGCTGAATGTAAAGTCCCTGCTGGATGTCGGCGCAGCCGAAGGCTACAAAGCCGCAGTGGCGCGGGAGCTTTTTGGAATTCAGGTGACATGCACGGATCTCTCCGAAGAAGCCTGTAACCGCGCCCGCGAGATTTACAACATCGAAGCCGCTCCGGCGGATGTTCACGAGCTTCCCTATGGCGACAACGCCTTCGACGTTTCACTTTGCAGCGAGACGCTCGAACACGTGACGGATTTTCGCAAGGCCATGCAGGAATTGCTGCGAGTCTCTAAGAAGGCCGTGATCGTCACAGTGCCGCACGAGCCCGAAGCGAAAGTCGAAGCGAATATTGCCTCTGCCGCCCCGCATGGGCATATTCATGCCTTTGAACCCAACAGCTTTGACTACCTGAAAGAGGCCGGGCTTACGATCTACAATTGGCGGATCGAGAGTTCCAAGCTGTCCGCGCCTGCGGTGCTGATCGATGCGATGCCGGTCCAATATCAGGAACGGTGGAAGTTTCCCAAGTGGGTGGCATCGGCCTATAACCTCACCGTGCCGATCCTCAGACTTTTTCTGGGCAAACGAACTGCCGCCTGGCTCATCCGCAAAGATGAATCCCTGTGCAAGACCAGCCCGTCATACACCGGTTTGGTGTTGCTGATTCTGAAGGATCCCACGGCGTTCAAGGGCGAATCGGTGCCCGAAATCGATCCGCTACGGATTATCAATTTCGCAGTGCCCTACCACACACTGCGCAAGTAG
- the nifJ gene encoding pyruvate:ferredoxin (flavodoxin) oxidoreductase: MPKQILTIDGNEAAASVAHRVSEVCAIYPITPSSNMGEWADEWSALGKKNIWGTIPTVIEMQSEGGASGAVHGALQSGALTTTFTASQGLLLMIPNMFKIAGELTSTAFHVSARTVATHALSIFGDHSDVMAVRSTGWALLSSASVQEAHDMALIAHAATLKARVPIMHFFDGFRTSHEVQKIEGLSDDDLRFMIDDDLVQAHRRRALSPDHPVLRGTAQNPDVFFQAREACNPFYDACPDIVQDAMDKFASRIGRSYKLFEYVGAPDAERVIILMGSGSDPAHETVDYLQAHGEKVGVLKVRLFRPFSLKHFMAALPKSVKAIAVLDRTKEPGGAGEPMYQDVLTALAETTGTAEGFKVAPKVIGGRYGLSSKEFTPAMIKAVFDELKKPAPKNHFTVGINDDVSHTSLAYDAAFTVEADDVFRGKFYGLGADGTVGANKNSIKIIGDDTDFFAQGYFVYDSKKSGAITVSHLRFGPRPIRSTYLVNSAKFVACHQTVFLEKYDMLSDIVDGGIFLLNSPASPEKVWDTLPYEVQQDIIQKHLKFYTIDAYKVAGATGMGTRINTIMQTCFFAISGVLPREEAIEAIKRTIKKTYMRKGENVVKQNYAAVDQTLAALSEVKVPAKVTATWVRPPVVAPEAPEFMRETLAKIISGHGDDLPVSAFPVDGTFPTATAKWEKRNIALEIPVLDTETCIQCNKCVIVCPHASIRAKVVAPEALVGAPASFVTAKFKGSDFGRTDLLYSLQVAPEDCTGCGLCIDACPAKNKKEVKLKAINLAPQPPIRAQEKANWDFFLSIPEVDRSTVKVNSVKGSQFLEPLFEFSGACSGCGETPYVKLLTQLFGDRLLVANATGCSSIYGANLPTTPYASNLDGRGPAWNNSLFEDNAEFGLGFRVTLDKQREFGQELLVRLKDKIGAGLVDQIMGADMSTEGGIAQQRERIEQLRKALAGNTSVEAKHLLGVADSLVKKSVWVVGGDGWAYDIGYGGLDHVLAMGKNVNVLVLDTGVYSNTGGQCSKATPLGAVAKFAFGGKPVPRKDLGMIAMAYGHVYVAQIAMGSNDLQTVKAFLEAEAYDGPSLIIAYSHCIAHGIDMARGLNNQKNIVDCGAWPLYRYNPVLAHEGKNPLVLDSKPPKMKVADWAYTETRFKMLTKMNPEEAAKLMEAAQTDTDARWKLYEQMAGMDYARNGHGKKEGE, from the coding sequence ATGCCAAAACAGATTTTGACCATAGACGGCAATGAGGCGGCGGCCAGTGTAGCCCACCGCGTCAGTGAAGTCTGTGCGATTTACCCGATCACCCCGTCCTCGAATATGGGGGAGTGGGCCGACGAATGGTCCGCACTGGGAAAGAAGAACATTTGGGGCACGATTCCGACCGTCATTGAAATGCAGAGCGAAGGCGGAGCTTCGGGCGCCGTCCACGGAGCGTTGCAGAGCGGCGCGCTGACCACGACGTTTACCGCGTCGCAGGGTCTGCTGCTGATGATTCCCAACATGTTCAAGATCGCGGGCGAATTGACTTCGACCGCCTTTCACGTTTCCGCCCGTACCGTGGCCACCCACGCGCTCTCGATCTTCGGTGATCACAGCGACGTGATGGCGGTGCGTTCGACGGGCTGGGCGCTGCTGTCATCGGCCAGTGTGCAGGAAGCGCATGACATGGCGCTGATCGCCCACGCCGCCACCTTGAAGGCGCGCGTTCCCATCATGCACTTCTTCGACGGCTTCCGTACGTCGCACGAAGTGCAGAAGATCGAAGGGCTGTCGGACGACGATTTGCGCTTTATGATCGACGACGATCTGGTGCAGGCGCACCGCCGCCGCGCGCTGTCGCCGGATCATCCGGTGCTGCGCGGCACGGCCCAGAATCCCGACGTCTTCTTCCAGGCCCGCGAAGCGTGCAATCCCTTCTATGACGCCTGCCCGGACATCGTGCAGGACGCGATGGACAAGTTTGCGTCGCGTATTGGCCGCAGCTACAAGCTGTTCGAATACGTGGGTGCGCCGGATGCCGAGCGCGTGATTATTCTGATGGGCTCGGGCAGCGATCCCGCCCATGAGACGGTGGACTACCTGCAGGCGCACGGCGAAAAGGTCGGCGTGCTGAAGGTGCGTCTGTTCCGTCCGTTCTCCCTCAAACATTTCATGGCCGCGCTGCCGAAGTCGGTCAAGGCGATTGCCGTACTGGATCGCACCAAGGAGCCGGGTGGCGCTGGCGAGCCGATGTATCAGGACGTGTTGACCGCGCTGGCCGAAACGACCGGCACCGCCGAAGGCTTTAAGGTTGCCCCGAAGGTGATCGGCGGACGTTATGGTCTGTCGTCCAAGGAATTCACCCCGGCGATGATCAAGGCCGTGTTCGACGAGCTGAAGAAGCCCGCTCCGAAAAACCACTTCACGGTGGGCATCAACGATGACGTGTCCCATACGAGCCTCGCGTACGATGCGGCCTTTACGGTGGAAGCCGACGACGTGTTCCGTGGCAAGTTCTACGGCTTGGGCGCGGACGGCACGGTGGGCGCGAACAAAAACTCGATCAAGATCATCGGCGATGATACCGATTTCTTTGCCCAGGGCTACTTTGTGTATGATTCGAAGAAGTCGGGCGCAATCACGGTGTCGCATCTGCGCTTCGGCCCGCGTCCGATCCGCAGCACCTATCTGGTCAACAGTGCCAAGTTCGTGGCCTGCCACCAGACGGTGTTCCTCGAAAAATATGATATGCTGTCCGACATCGTGGACGGCGGCATTTTCCTCCTGAATTCTCCCGCCAGTCCGGAAAAAGTGTGGGACACGCTGCCGTATGAAGTTCAGCAGGACATCATTCAGAAGCATCTGAAGTTCTACACGATTGACGCCTACAAGGTTGCCGGCGCCACGGGCATGGGCACGCGCATCAACACCATCATGCAGACGTGTTTCTTCGCGATCTCCGGCGTGCTGCCGCGCGAAGAAGCTATCGAAGCCATCAAGCGCACAATCAAGAAGACCTACATGCGCAAGGGCGAAAACGTCGTGAAGCAGAACTATGCGGCGGTGGATCAGACCCTCGCGGCGCTCAGCGAAGTGAAGGTGCCGGCCAAAGTGACCGCCACGTGGGTTCGCCCGCCGGTGGTGGCCCCGGAAGCTCCCGAATTCATGCGTGAGACGCTGGCGAAGATCATCTCCGGTCATGGCGACGATCTGCCGGTGTCGGCGTTCCCGGTCGATGGCACGTTCCCCACGGCAACGGCCAAGTGGGAAAAGCGCAATATCGCGCTGGAAATCCCGGTGCTGGACACCGAGACCTGTATCCAGTGCAACAAGTGCGTTATCGTCTGCCCCCACGCCTCGATCCGCGCCAAGGTGGTGGCCCCCGAAGCGCTTGTGGGCGCTCCGGCGAGCTTTGTTACCGCCAAGTTCAAGGGCAGTGATTTCGGCCGCACCGATCTGCTGTACAGTCTGCAGGTCGCGCCGGAAGACTGCACCGGATGCGGTCTCTGTATTGACGCCTGCCCGGCCAAGAACAAGAAGGAAGTCAAGCTCAAAGCCATCAACCTTGCTCCCCAGCCGCCGATTCGCGCGCAGGAGAAGGCCAACTGGGACTTCTTCCTGTCGATTCCCGAAGTGGACCGCAGCACGGTGAAGGTCAACAGCGTCAAGGGGTCGCAATTCCTTGAGCCGCTGTTCGAGTTCTCCGGCGCCTGCTCCGGCTGCGGCGAGACGCCGTACGTCAAGCTGCTTACCCAGCTCTTCGGCGACCGTCTGCTGGTGGCCAACGCCACGGGTTGCTCCTCCATTTACGGAGCCAACCTGCCCACGACGCCCTATGCCTCCAATCTGGATGGCCGCGGCCCCGCGTGGAACAATTCGCTGTTCGAAGACAACGCCGAGTTCGGTCTGGGCTTCCGCGTGACGCTGGACAAGCAGCGCGAGTTCGGCCAGGAACTGCTCGTGCGTCTGAAGGATAAGATCGGCGCGGGTCTGGTGGACCAGATCATGGGCGCGGACATGAGCACCGAAGGCGGAATCGCCCAGCAGCGCGAGCGCATCGAGCAGCTCCGCAAGGCGCTGGCCGGTAACACCAGCGTCGAGGCCAAGCACCTGCTCGGCGTCGCGGACTCGCTGGTGAAGAAGTCGGTGTGGGTGGTCGGCGGCGACGGTTGGGCGTATGATATCGGTTACGGCGGTCTGGATCACGTGCTGGCGATGGGCAAGAACGTCAACGTGCTTGTGCTGGACACGGGCGTCTATTCCAATACCGGCGGTCAGTGCTCCAAGGCGACACCGCTGGGCGCCGTGGCCAAGTTCGCGTTTGGCGGCAAGCCGGTTCCGCGCAAGGATCTGGGCATGATCGCTATGGCGTATGGTCACGTCTATGTGGCGCAGATCGCGATGGGCTCCAATGACCTGCAGACGGTGAAAGCATTCCTCGAAGCCGAAGCCTATGACGGCCCGTCCCTGATTATTGCCTACAGTCATTGCATCGCCCACGGCATCGACATGGCGCGCGGTTTGAACAATCAGAAGAACATCGTGGACTGCGGCGCATGGCCGCTCTACCGCTACAATCCGGTGCTGGCTCACGAAGGCAAGAACCCGCTGGTTCTCGATTCCAAGCCGCCGAAGATGAAAGTCGCGGACTGGGCGTACACCGAGACCCGGTTCAAGATGCTGACCAAGATGAATCCCGAAGAAGCCGCCAAACTGATGGAAGCGGCCCAGACGGATACCGACGCTCGCTGGAAACTGTATGAGCAGATGGCTGGTATGGATTACGCCAGGAACGGACATGGCAAGAAGGAAGGAGAATGA